GTGTGGAAATAAAGACTCATTAAACCAGACTATTAGgatctgaaatgatttttttaaacaaggatgGGTAGGATCAGATTAGGGACTTCATATACATTAAAGTATTAGTCCTTACAAGAATTGTAAGATATATGCTATGTATACAGATACAGAGATTCAgagatttcttttcagttatccaaagtcacagagcaaggTGTAGATTAAACTCAGATATAGGCACTGTAAGCTATATTCTCAGCCCTCTATTCTATTCTGCCTCTAGTgttatctctatttttcttctgaagaaacaggaaaaataaacaaaagacttAACTAATGTCACACATTGATTAGTGACAGACTTGGATTGACTCCCTTTTATAGTAACAGAAGTCTCAGTTTCCAGTGAGTTCTTTGAAGATATTAGTTTTGGGGGAAAAGTTCATCTCAGCAAGGCCATTCTTTGCTCTTTCAGGACTGACTAGGCATGGAGATGAGGAATCACACTCCTGCAACCATGTTCCTCCTGATGGGAATCCCTTACACAAAAAGGCTGGAAAATGtgctctttgtcttctttctggCCTTCTATCTGCTCACTCTTCTGGGGAACCTGCTCATTCTTCTGGCCATCCTCACTTCCTCCACCCTGCACAcccccatgtatttcttcctggGAAACCTGTCTGTGTTTGACATATTTTTCCCTTCCGTGAGTTCCCCCCAAATGATGCTCTCCCTCATGGGGCAAAGCCGGACCATCTCTTACCAGGGCTGTGCCTGCCAACTCTTCTTCTACCACTTCCTAGGCTGCACTGAGTGTTTCCTGTACACCGTGATGGCCTATGACTGTTTTGCAGCCATCTGCCACCCCCTGAGATACACAGTCATCATGAACCCCAGGGTGTGCACCGTCGTGACACTAGGCACCTGGATGGGGAGCTGTCTGCATGCATCTGTCCTCACGTTCCTCATCTTTAAGTTGCCCTACTGTGGCCCCAATGAGGTGGACAGTTACTTCTGTGATATCCCGGTGGTGCTGCCCCTGGCCTGTGCAGACACCTCTCTAGCTCAGACAGTGAGTTTCACCAATGTAGGTATTGTGGcactcttgtgttttcttcttatcTTCGCTTCTTATACTCACATTATTATCTCCATATTGAAAATCAGCTCCTCAGCAGGCCGGCGCAGAGCCTTCTCCACCTGCAGTGCCCACCTGACTTCCATCCTGCTCTTCTATGGACCCGTGGTCCTCATTTATCTTCggcctgcctccagcccctggctGGATTCTGTGGTTCAGGTGTTGAATAATATTGTTACCCCTTCCCTGAATCCTTTGATATACACCTTGAGAAACAAGGATGTGAAGTTGGCTCTGAGAAAAGCACTATTCCAAGGAGTACCTACTTGTTGGGCATAACCTTTCAGGTCATGCTCTGTCCCTACAACTTGGTCTTACATTTATCTGGGGCAACTTGTCCCTTAGAGTTGGAGTGATTGCCAAGTGAGGTTTGGGATAAGTAGGTGAGGTTGAAAAGATTCTGGTATgatttatgtgcatatatatgtttatataattgtttattcaacaaaatctttttttgtctctctttttttaaaattttttatttttttataaacatatgatgtattattagccccagaggtacaggtctgtgaatcgtcagtcttacacacttcacagcactcaccaaagcacataccctccccagtgtctataacccaaccaccctctccctacccccttacccctggcaatcctcagtttgttttgtgtgattaagagtctcttatggtttgtgtccctcccgatcccatcttgtttcatttattattttcctaccctccaaacccccaacattgcatctccacttcctcatatcagggagatcatatgataattgtctttctctgactgacttattttgctaagcataatactctctagttccatccacgtcgttgcaaatggcaagatttcatttcttttgatggctgcatagtattccattgtagatatatgtatatacatatgtatgtatatatatataccacatcttctttatccattcatctgttgatggacatctaggttctttccatagtttgattatttattcaacaaaatctTTTATAAGGCTTACTAGGTGCCAAGCACTATTCTCTGCACTTTACAAATACTGATATATGTAATTACCATAATTATCACATGGAGGAGATAATTGATTATGATAAATGATCCCAATTTACTGAAGAGGATTTTAAGGCATTGAGAGGTAAGATACTTCCAGTGTCACAAAATTAGAAAGATGTTGAGCTAAGATGTGAAAGGAATGGTCCTTATCTGGTGCTAATGTTGCCTCTGTATTTTAAGGATTATagcataaatatgtatttcttccaGGAACTTCTTGTCaattagttttcagtgtataggtctttcacttctttggctAAATTGATCCtgaggtattttattcttttggatgctGTTATAAGTGGGGTTGTTTATTCAATATTCATTTGGGAATTTTCATTGCCAGTATatggaaatacagttgattttgtatattgatctttcTTGCAATCTCCCTGAACTCCTTCATTAGTTCTAATAGATTTTTAGtggattttgttgtattttctatatatacaatCATGTCATGGGCAAATAGAGacacttttactttttcctttctcatacagatgtgttttagttctttttcttgcctaatttcccTGGCTAGCaattctagtacaatgttgaatagaagggCTCATAGtaagcatccttgtcttgttcttcaCATGGAAGGAAGGTATCTAGTCTTTTACCATAAAGTATgctgttggctgtgggtttttcatacatgctCGTTATCCCATTggggaagtttccttctattcttagtttgctgAGTGTTTTTTATTATGGAAGTGTTTTGCTATTGTCAAGTGATTTTTCTGCAACTATTGACATGATCATgtgatttctgtgtttttttttttttttgctttcttgtttattttataacattttactAGAATGATAAATGACAAtagatttaaaagaatgaagCTTTTGGCAGACTATAGGACATTCACCTAAGAATACATTACTTTGGAACTTTTGTtactttcttaatatatttttttatcatgttcaattagccagcatagaatacatcattagtttttgatacagtgttcagtgattcattagctgtacataacacccagtgctccttaccacatgtgccctccttaatacccatcccctgATAACCCCATCCCCCATACCccttccttctgtaaccctcagtctGGTTTCTGGAATCCAGAGTCTCCcccatttgtctccctctctgatttcttcccattcagttttccatcccttcccctgtggtcctccgcACTATTCTCACTTGCTTTTTAATATGGAACGTTATATAAGTTGATTTTCAGATATGACTGCAAAGttgcatacctgggataaatcctCATTTGATCACAGTGTATAATTCTTTTGACACATTGATGGATTTGGCTTGTGAGTATTTTCTTGGGGACTTTTATATTcacatttataggaaatgttgacttgtagtttttttttttgttttttttttggtgatatcTTTGGGTTTGGTATCAGGGTCATCTAGGCTTCAtggaatgagttaggaagtgttcttccctcttctattttttggaagcatttgtgaagaattttattttttctggtgtATGGGTCacgttttcctgtttctttgtcataatttttttgttgttgaaaactggacattttagcTAATGGATTTTATTGTCTATGCTGGGTCCAGAGCATGTTATTGGTATTTGTTTATTCAGGGAGCGGCTGGGTAATTTTGGTGAAGTCTATTCTTCTGCCTGCACTGTGAAACCTCTGCTGTTGTTCCTCAGGGTAAGGTATAGCCTTGTGGGGGCCCAAAGTTGTCCTCACACTACACTGGTGTTGTCAGGGCTCATTCTCATGGTCTCTTTCCCTGGCCACACCCAGCTGTAGAGCTCCACTAATTTCTGACTGattgttttattgtatttcaacAAGGTCTGGGCACctaaatttctctaaaaatgaatCCAATCTTATTTCAGTTCCTCGAAGGTGTAGTTCCCTGAGGTGCGGGTTTGAGATTTGTCCTGACCCCAGGCAGGCGTCTTTTGCTTGTCTTTCCCCTGTTTGATTCTCTCCCCACACAGAACCAGAGCTCCGGAGCTGGGAGTGGAGACAGTGGTGTGCTTCTCTCTTAGACCTCTACTTCAAGAGATTCGTACTCAGTGGAACTGGGAGATGAGCAGTAGCCTCACATCATCTCATCTTGTGCCTCTTTGTGTGGAACCATTGTCTTATGACCTACAGCAAAGTCAGTCAGGGCCCCAGTATTCTCAAGATAGAGCCTCTATTTTCATCAGCGGGCCTGGGC
This DNA window, taken from Lutra lutra chromosome 10, mLutLut1.2, whole genome shotgun sequence, encodes the following:
- the LOC125079670 gene encoding putative olfactory receptor 10D4 — translated: MEMRNHTPATMFLLMGIPYTKRLENVLFVFFLAFYLLTLLGNLLILLAILTSSTLHTPMYFFLGNLSVFDIFFPSVSSPQMMLSLMGQSRTISYQGCACQLFFYHFLGCTECFLYTVMAYDCFAAICHPLRYTVIMNPRVCTVVTLGTWMGSCLHASVLTFLIFKLPYCGPNEVDSYFCDIPVVLPLACADTSLAQTVSFTNVGIVALLCFLLIFASYTHIIISILKISSSAGRRRAFSTCSAHLTSILLFYGPVVLIYLRPASSPWLDSVVQVLNNIVTPSLNPLIYTLRNKDVKLALRKALFQGVPTCWA